The Balaenoptera acutorostrata chromosome 13, mBalAcu1.1, whole genome shotgun sequence region aactactgaagcctgcgtgcctagaacccaggctccgcaacaagagaagccacgacaatgagaagcccacgcaccgcaacgaagagtagcccccgctcgccgcaactggagaaagcccgtgctcagcaacgaagactcaacacagccaaaaataagaacaaataaataaattaatttaaaaaaaaaacaaaacaaaaaacaatgaactGGGTCCCAATTACAAAAGGAACCCAAAGGCCAACCTCATCCTTCATTAAACCTCAGGACAATCCACAGCCGCATCCAGGATTATGGATTAGGACCTGGAGCTGAGCTAAACACTGTTTCATGTTAGAGAAACCACAGGGTAAAAGTTCGATGCATCAACTTTTGTGAGAAGGGTAAAGTTAAAAGATTTAGGTTCACCTTGAAAATTGTTGGCCGTAATTGTTGCTAAAAACTTCCTGTTTGCCGTGACATAGCAGTCTAGATTCAGTGTGCATTTACATGAATCTTTTCTGAATCAAGTAAATatctttgtcatcaaaatgtagGAAGATGCTCAGTTTCTAACCGGCTCTGGGAGATTTGGCCACAGGACTTGATGTTTTATTACTAAAATGCGAGAGGGGAGTATATGGGGATAGTTTTTAAGTTTAAGAAAAGTCCGCAGCCTCTGAAAATCCCTGCCGCTAGTTCTGATAATGCTCAGCTAAATTATTAAACTTCTTTCTAACACTGAGAGATATAAGGATTTCTAACAGAATGATTCTCTTGGTTCTTCCTCCTTGTGAATAAGATAATTGTaggatgttttcagttttcatatCAACATACTTTCATCGAGGTGGAATTTCCAAAGCAAGAGAAGTGATAAACTGTTTTGGTTTCTGCAAAGCCTAAACTAAGTGTTCGATTTGTTTTTCATATTGCTGGGAAATACATCCAAAAGAATGGTACCAATGTGTGCCCATAGCTAGTTATTCAATCTGAggtggaattaaatgagatgggCTTTCTGAGCTTgtaaaaagaggaacaaagcatAAAGAGATATAATAGAAAAGCAAGGCCTGATTAGAAAAAGATGACTTTTCCAGCTCACACTGTATACTGATAAATATTGTCCCCTTAAAGCAGTCACTTTCTGTGACTCCCCACCCACTCCATCCTATAGAACTGCTGCTCGGAGACCTTTTTGGAGCTATTCTTTTGCAATTGCCTTCGAAGTTTACAGAATGTCCTTCTGAAGATGGCAGAAAATTTTTGACCCTTGAGGAAGGAGTTGCATTTTTCAAAACATTCCAAAGTTATGCAGAGCTAAGTTTGGGGGAATAAAGCAATTCAAAGTGGGTATTGTTTGGGTCAAAATGAAGCACTATAGATTAATAACATGATAGGGCGTGGGAGGCTGTTTTATGAATGAGCTATGAGGGTAAGTCCATTTCAGTGTTTGTCAAGTTATTTTAGAGGGTTTTGTGGTGGTGATCATTATTACTCTTCAGACCAAGGAGAAGGCACTACTGTTGGACGTTCACCCACAGGAAGTCCAGCAAAGCACTTGGCCAAGAATAGGCCAGGCCAGCCGGGGCCCAAGAAGTCAATCACAAATTCCAAGAGCCTTTAGAACCACGTGATCTATTCACAGACAAGGGTGTGGACAAGAGAATCAGTCATTCAGGGCTCTGTACAAAGTTGATACTTATTTCTGTATTGCTTGATTTAATcctgattttctttctgaatAAAGGCTACCAGAGACTTTCTCTCTAGGTGCTTAATGCAACAAAGGAACTTTTTTGGCTCTGCATTTAGCACAGAGAATCCACAGTAGACCGAAGAGCGGTGACACATAAAGCCTCCCTCTGGAGAAACCATCCGAGGCTTGGCCACGCCAGCCCTGAGCCTCTGTTAAGGGGTCATCAATCAGATTTAACCACCATGAAAGAGGGATGGCGTGAACTCCCCAAGGTCTGTGAGCGAAACACAATATTATTTATTGCCAGAAACATCGAGAGGGAGAGCTGCTACTGCATCCTGCATCCTTCATATTTAAGATCAATGAGGACTATTCCCAGAAGATGCCTCACATGGCAGTGGACTGTCCAAGGCAGACAGCACGGGCTTTTCCCTTGAAAAGCTACACGactggtctcagtttcctcacctctaaaatggagagaataatagAATCTTCCTGAATCTTTCTCCTAAGACTGCTGTGAGCATTACCCGAAGAAATGGTTGAAGGTAAGGTGTTTCACCCAGTACTTGGATTATAAAAAATACTCACTAAAACTAGCAGTTGTTATTATTAGGAGTATTGTAatgattatttttgccttttttcataaatttcatGGAAACTTCTTAAAAGTTAATGAGAATCACATCATTTTCAGTTGCCTTGCTTTCTTCCTAtaaattttattctctcttttatcTCATTTACTGTCTTTGTAGCTAAACAATGCCAATTTGGTATAATTCTTTCCCCCTATCCTCTATAAAATCATATACTGAACAGATCAGTTGACCTGAGATATTTTCACCAAGTTTTGAAATATTAGGATGAGACCCAAACTAGGTAATCTGGGAACAAATATGAAGGAGTACTATCTTGCATCAAGAGTAGCAAACAAGAATGCTCTCTTCCAAAAGCATCTGTGAATAGGCCCTTCCACTAGTGTTCAtcaaaaataaacatatctatAGATCCACAGGGATCAACTCAAATAATCTATGGCCTCACTATCAAAATATTTTGGAAGGGTCTGGTAGGCTAAAAAATCCTATCAATGCACAATTGCTAACAAAACTCCTAAATTGGAGTTTGATGTGTTAGGAGGAAAAATCATTTATGATATGCTGAAAAGAAAAGCTAGCATGAGGATTGGCCACTCATTTTCTGAGTGTGTACTGATGCCAGCCCGATGTAGTTGCTGTGAAATCTTACCTCTGAACAGTTTTATTCTTCCCTGCTCAAATCTCCCCTCCTTCCAACTCTCCCCAAACACCTCCTACCCCCCTgacccctcctcaccccacccccacttccccagTATGTTCATTGTACCTTTGAGTCTTGATCCCACGTCTTTAAAGTTGTTGCTGTCCTCTGAATCCCAAGTAGACTGGAGAATGCCCAGGGGCTCACGTTGAGGTGGCTGATGGCTACTGGTCCCCTTTGCTTCTAGGAGGCTTAACAAATTCCTTGTAGCTTCCTCCCAGCGAATGTACTCCCTCAGCTGCTCCGTCAGGCTCCCTCCCTCATAAACATATGGGGACTCTCCTGTGCTCTTTTTTCCCATTAAGTGTCCTgttcaaaaacagaaacaatatatagccaatattttataataactgtaaatggagtataacctttaaaaattatgaatcactatgttgtacacctgtaacatataattttgtatgtcaattatacttcaatttaaaaagaaattcaatgccacattcataaagaaataaaataagcataTACTCTGGTTCAAAAGCACCCCAACAAAAACAGGATGCCACAAATTTAACCCAGgggaatgaatgaacaagaaatttaaaagggCACCAATTGTGTTTGTGCTGCTTTCTCCTAAATGCGGGATAAATAGCATTTTATTGATATTACTAGGAGTTAGTTCATAAACGACTGACAAATTTTGATCCCTGCTCAAAACGCCTAATGAATGGACAGAATTCAGAACTGCAGCTCAGAAGCCCTGGGTCTGGTCCCAGCCCCTCTGCAAACTAGCCAGGTGACCTCTCTCAAGTCATTTAGCATCCCGAACCTTCAATTTTATCAGCAATAAAATGAACATGTTGGACCAGATGACGTCGAAAGAACCCTCCATATCTAAAATTCTATCACCATTTCTGTGTGCACCGAATTCTATTCCCAGCTGAATGATGGCGTTCGAATATCTACCCCAGTCAATCTTGAATTGCTCCTGAAAAGAAAAGTCTCCGTGCTTTTCTTTGTGTGATTAAAAAGGTGTTGCTCGGACTTTCCTGgtagagcagtggttaagaatccgcctgccaatgcagggaacacaggttcgagccctggtccaggaagatcccacatgccgcggagcaactaagcctgtgcaccacaactgctctagagcccgcgagccacaactactgagcccacatgccacaatactgaagcctgagcgcctagagcctgtgctccgcagcaagagaagccaccgcaatgagaagcctgcgcatcacaacgaagagtagcccccactcgcagcagctagagaaagcccgcacgcagcaacgaagacccaaagcagccaaaaataaataaataaataaaaattttaaaaataaaaataaataaattaattaaaagatgtTGCTTTCCTCTTATCTGTAATACAAATGTAGCaaaggaatttttcatttaaactttCTTAGAATTTTAGCTGAGACTGAACCTAGAAATTGCACCTAGAAATTACAGTTTGTAATGAAACACAGGTTGAAGACCAGTGTTGGCCAACACTTTTCAGCCATATAAATGCAGAATTTTCTCTTGGAGGTCTAAAATGGTCACCAAAGTTTATCATTAGCTCCAGAGATGAGCATTTgccatataaacaaataaaagttgCTGTGCAGGAGGCCAAACCACTAAAAACATAGAAATTCATGTATGCAAATGGGGATAGCCTTAGGGTCAGAAGGGCATGGAATTTAAGGGCTGTATTCTTTACATTTTAGCCCATTGCTTGAATATACTcacattatcttatttactttcttcagttgattttctccatttctctgtaATTGGGTTTTATAGCACTTTCAAATTTCTAACACTAATAAAACTATGGTGCTTTTGATTTAAAACTCACAAGGAGAGCGCTCTCTGTGGTCCCAGTGTTGACTGGCATTAGAATATGTAAGGCAAGCGTCATGAAAATAGTATGTGGCAGACCTCAGTCACTGCAAATGGAAGGAGGCCCCTTCCCAGCTGCTCTGTCCACCAAGAGAGAAGCCCTCACGGTAACTTTATtgcttgtgtgtgtatttacagtTCACAGGatgtttaaatgcatattatttcatttgatccacACTGtaataaatttgatgaaaacgAGACTTGCCAAAAGTCACATACATGCAAGTAAAGATGCTGGGATTAAAATCAACTCACAGTCCGGACCCTACGATGTTATACTGCTTTGAAGTGTCTTTGAACTTCCTAAGGATATAAGGCAGTTAGAAATGATTCTGGGGTCTGGAAATAAGGATAAGGTCTGCCAAAGGCTTTCTAATGTTATCAAAAGGAATGGAGATCATATATCACTATGCCATGACTCAGTTATGCGGCTCAGAAAAATTAATTCTGTGTGTATTAGGAAGCCTGAAAATGAGGTCTTCCTGCATTGCAGTGTGATCTTTGCCAAGTCACTTAGGACCTGACACGTCACACAATTTTAAGACTCTATTAAGGACACCGTCCCAACTGAAGCATTGGAATCTTGAAACACTGGCTCCTCACTTATCTGCTTGGTGAACTTGGTGCCCAGATATCCACTAAATAACTTTGCATTTAGCCATCGCAATGATTATGTTCCACAACTTCCCAGGAAGTAGCAAATCATTTGGCTTTATATATATGGAGGAAATTGAATCATGATAATGGGAAAGTGGGATTAGAATCTGATGCTCCCAGTAATGACCTCAGTTGCTCTTGTCCTCGGTCATTGCCTATCATCTGGTTAGGATGCTGGAAATGAGAAAGGCGTTATTGGCAATGAAGCAGAGGGATGATGGAGATGTTTTTACAAATAACTTCATTTTTGTCATGCTTGAAGAATTCTGTGACTTTTCTACAATGGAAGGCTAAAATGGGCCTCCATTCTGTGGGTGATTTAACATAGATCTTTGGGACCTTGTACTGAATTTCAGTATTTGCATATTTGGTGGATGGGTGTTCAGACTCCCTCCCCTAGACcacagatgtttttcttttttctaaggaAAGTGCGCCATCTATAACATCCCAGGGAAGCACACGTTCCCTGGGTCCTAATGCACTTCTTAGCTAGCTACCGTCAACCAAATAATCGTCTCCATGGCAACGTGGACGATATGCCCACTTCCATCTCTTCTCCCATCATCATTTGTTATGTATCCATATAATAATAATGGAGATCAAAAGATAGgcacttaggggcttccctggtggcgcagtggttgggagtctgcctgccaatgcaggggacacgggttcaagccctggtctgggaagatcccacatgccgtggagaaactgggtccgtgagccacaactactgagcctgcgcgtctggagcctgtgccccgcaacaagagaggccgcaataatgagaggcccgcacaccgcgatgaagagtggccccgcttgccgcaactggagagggccctcgcacagaaacgaagacccaacacagtcaaaaataaataaataaataaataaacccataaAAGATaggcacttaaaaaaagaaaaccttgccaggggtgggggggaagcttttttcctttttaatcactTAAAAATACCACTAAAATGGCAGGTTTGCAACAGAAAAGAATTTTCTTGAGCTCCATACTTGAAGATTATCCTAACTTCAGAAAATATCCATTAAGACAGAAAATGTTCAGCATTAAGAGCTAGTTTTTCTGGAGTGATACTTCAGCTGTATTTCACAGTAGCTCGGGTAGCACAATCATGTACAGCCATTCTGCAGCTGAACACTGGTGCTCAGCATTCAACCCTCCACGGCACGCTCCACATCAGAGTTAGAACCACGGCCAGAAACATTTCATGGGTGCACAGGGGATAGTTACCAGTGTTAGTGTTGACCTATATTTTCATCGCACACAAAACATTTCCATGAACATCGAGACAGATAAGAATTGGTTACGTTTTCAGTCTGTTAACTTGTTTTTCCATGGAACTTGTTTTTCCATGGCCACATCACGTTTCTCTCAGCTGGAAGAAGCAATTCACTTAACAAACCTGCAAATTTCTGCTTACAGCTTCTTCAGGGACAGCAATATGTAGCTTTCGTTTGCATTAATTAAAACTAACCTCCATGTCTTCAGTGATTGAGGAGGACAGGCATTTACTTAGAGCAGAAAGCTTAATTTAAAATCTAACATGGCATTCATGCTTGTGAATGCTCACATTCCAACAGAGGGCATGTCCACCCAAAGCAAACTTTTGCTCAACTGCAACGTCATTTTCAATCTAAATGCGATTTTCTATGtcacctccctcttttccttgttcTTCATCAACTCTGCACAGTTAgtcaagggagaaaaaggaaaaagagtgtGTTCAAGAACAAATAAGGGAATAAGACAATTTGGGGGTGTCACTGGACAGTACGCTTTGGGGCTGGGAATGCCCAAGTACCACCATGAAGGGTGATTAAGTGGCCGACCTGGGGACTGAGGTTCTCTGCAACCACAGTAATCAGGGTTGGCTTGCATCAGAAATACCATGGTTACAGCTTCCCAGCTAACTCTCTTGGCCTGCGTTTAGCCTGCAAGGGTTACCTTAACAATAAGTCTTTTTAGTACAAAAACATGGATGAGCAAAAagaggctggaagtctggaaGTTTCATTCTACCTTCCCAGCCCACCGGCTGCTGGCCGCACTGGACAATGACCGCTTGATCTAAACTCCCAGGAGCCCTTTTTAAGTATCGATTCTAGGTTTGGCTTCTTTAACATCTTCTAAGTATCCTTCTCTCTGGAAGTGCAAGGGTTTTCACCCATCCCAACCCTTCCTCTCTATACCAGGCTCCTGGGTTCCGGGTGTCCCTCAAAGATGACAAATACTTTCATCCTTGGGGTTGCCAAGACTTGGCAAATGATTCTTTCAGTAATAATGAAAACTAGTCTATTGCAACCCAGAGCGCTCCATTTCTCCGAGGGAAACCTACACAACGCACAGGAGCTGAGGACGTGCAGTTCTAGCTTCACCCCATCTTCTAAATTCATCCTAGTCTTCACGCCGAGAGTCTGCAAATCCTCTGGAAGTTGAATTAGCAAGTATCTTTCCAACACACCCTCCCCTACTTCTAAGTAGATGACTAAAGAAAtcgtgacacacacacacacacacacacacacacacacacaccccgccttAAAATTCTCTAGGGACCGACCAGCTTCCCGGGAAATGCTAGGGTTGTCGTAGATGGCTGTGTGGGGAGCTATCTGAGGAAGTCGAACGCTTGGCACCATTTGCCAGAGGCTCTGCTCGGCGCGGCCCAGAGCCCCGGGGTGATGCTGGAGCAGCGAGAAGCAGCGGGGCCGCTACCTGCCTCCCAGCTGCGGGGAAGCAGCGGGTGCGCGCTCCGCGGACCGCGACCCGGTCCAAGCCGCTGCGGTTCCGGGGGCCGGGACGAGCGAACCTCCAAGCCCGTGCCTGGAAAGCAGGACTTGTAGGcaggggaaagagggaaggagctaggggagagggtgaggtCTCGGGTCACGAGAGGCGGAGAAAAGCGAGGACTTAGGGCACAGAGACCCGGGATCAGCGTGGAGACCAGATGTGATTCCCGGAGCACCGAGCCTGCcggatggaaggagggagggttgGGCAAAagggcaaggaaaagaaaatcgCTGCAAGGCAAAGAAGGACTGAGGAAATTCAGGCGAGCCCCAAATAGAGGTGGGATTCAGGCGCTGCTTGCCGAACAGATTTGAAACCTAGGGTGGGCGCTGCGCCCCGCGTCCCACACCTGTGGCTTTGCCGGGGATAAAGGCGCAGCCGCCAGGCTGGACCAGAGCCCCGAGAGGCGCTCGGGGACCCAGCTTCCCAAAGTTGCTCAGGGAGAGAACCATGCCAGACAGGGTTGTGATTAGACGGATAAAAGGAGCTGCTGGGAGATGCGGAGCGGGGGTGATCTCCGCGTACGGTTGGGATTTTGGAGAGCTGCGTGCTGGCTCTGgtgtcctggggtgggggggagggaagagagcgGGAAAGGACCGAGGGACCAGCCGGAGGCTGCCGAGGGACCGACGGCTTCCCGGGATACTGAAGGGCAGGGTGGAGTTTTGGGAGAACGGGGTTGGCGCCTGAGCAGAAAGGTCGGAGCAAACCCAGCCCCCAACGCAGAGCCGCAGAAAAGCTGAGAGATGGGGAGACTGGCCCCCTCGGCTGGCTGGTCCCGCCAGCACTAGAGCGCGCCGGACACTCACCCACCGCCCAGTGGTTGCCGCGCGGGTACATCTTGGCCAGCACGGTCCCTGCGCCCGCCGACACCGGGGCGGCCGGCCCCCGGGGCGCCTGGCAGAGGACCAGAGCCAGCAGGACGAGCGCGAAGTCGCGGCCGCGCATGGTCCCGGCGGGAAGCCCTCGGAGCGCCGCGGCGAGGCTGGGCGGAGAGCGCGCTTTCACGGCAGAGGCGAGACGGAGGACCAGGACCTCAgaggagcgccgccgccgccgccgccgccgccgccgccgcgcgccaCTGCTGCAGCCTCCACGACGCCCCGACTTTATATGCAAGCccgggcgggggggtgggggggctcctCCGCCGCCGACCCCAGCGCTCTGACGTCTCCCTAGAGCGAGCCTGAGCGCTGGGACAACGGTCTCCGAAAATCATGCATCTTCCTGCCGAGTGCTGAAAAGGCTGAGCGTACCTtgtcccctctctctcttcctcggAGTCCCGTCCGCCTTCCCCACCCTGGGTTAGTTCTTCCTATCCTCGACGCCTTCGCTCCAGCACAATTTAGGGGACTCCTCCCTCCGCAGCCTCACCGGGGCGCCTCCCGCCTTAGCTGCCTTCGGATCCTGCAAGGGGGAGCAGTGACCCCGCGGCCTGACCCCAGGGGCGAGGGGcgcagctggggtgggggagatagAGAGGGATGTGCGCCAAGGATGGATGCTTTTAGGCTGGGCTTTGCTGGAGGGGACCGGAGCCCGGATTGCAAAGGACCTCTGATTCTCAGACTTTCCCCCTTTGTGGACCATCTCCCTCCTCGCGGTCCCTGCCCATGAACCTCCCGACCTTTGCCTGCCTCCCACAGGGCGCCGCCGCTTCACCGCCGCCAGTAAGACCCTCACCCCACCTGGGGTTTCGGAGGCGTCCCTGCCCATTTGTAGGGTGCGACGGAGGCTGGAGCGGGAAAGACATGTAACGTGATCGGAGTTAACAATACTAACAATAGTTTTACTATACT contains the following coding sequences:
- the GRP gene encoding gastrin-releasing peptide isoform X1 produces the protein MRGRDFALVLLALVLCQAPRGPAAPVSAGAGTVLAKMYPRGNHWAVGHLMGKKSTGESPYVYEGGSLTEQLREYIRWEEATRNLLSLLEAKGTSSHQPPQREPLGILQSTWDSEDSNNFKDVGSRLKVGGLSTPGSQREGRNPQLN
- the GRP gene encoding gastrin-releasing peptide isoform X2; the encoded protein is MRGRDFALVLLALVLCQAPRGPAAPVSAGAGTVLAKMYPRGNHWAVGHLMGKKSTGESPYVYEGGSLTEQLREYIRWEEATRNLLSLLEAKGTSSHQPPQREPLGILQSTWDSEDSNNFKDVGSRLKGSQREGRNPQLN
- the GRP gene encoding gastrin-releasing peptide isoform X3, with translation MRGRDFALVLLALVLCQAPRGPAAPVSAGAGTVLAKMYPRGNHWAVGHLMGKKSTGESPYVYEGGSLTEQLREYIRWEEATRNLLSLLEAKGTSSHQPPQREPLGILQSTWDSEDSNNFKDLVDSLLQVLSVKEGTPS